In one Hymenobacter sp. DG25B genomic region, the following are encoded:
- a CDS encoding right-handed parallel beta-helix repeat-containing protein — MRFLLPLLLIFSAALSLLPGCEPKEDIVTRDASARLAFSADTVLFDTVFTQIGTVTKRLWVYNRNARAVRVEQVKLAGKAGATYSLIIDGDARQSAENLEIKGKDSLQILVRAVLGPGTENKPFLVEELLQFRTNGNDQDVKLVSYGQNAYYHSEETLPCDEVWRNDKPHVVYGYALVDADCRLTIEAGARVYFHAGAALVVRGQLLVNPDLQPDAPLKPTDPRIVRFDGDRLEPAYDNIPGQWAGIQFDAGSRNSVVRYAEIRNAAFGLLVNNFEAKEPFPGVKVENTVFRNISGGALNFGSTSLPFGGGILGFSGNFEVNNCLFSNCGEFALAGFQGGTYTLRYCTIANFTPEFLRRETSSLTFSDELPVQDPKRRISPTISVQNSILWGDYKDELFFHHAERYLANIQIDHSLLRTQEYKATANSATKPGLANNGNILNQDPKFRKTPYNSFPEKFDFSLDTLSPASNQALPLPAFPHDLLRVPRDPATPDMGAFERKNP; from the coding sequence ATGCGCTTTCTGCTCCCGTTGCTACTGATTTTCTCCGCGGCCCTCTCGCTGCTGCCGGGCTGCGAGCCCAAGGAAGATATCGTAACCCGGGATGCCAGCGCCCGCCTGGCGTTTTCCGCCGATACGGTGCTTTTCGACACCGTTTTCACCCAGATTGGCACCGTTACCAAGCGCCTGTGGGTGTACAACCGCAACGCCCGCGCCGTGCGGGTAGAGCAAGTGAAGCTGGCCGGCAAAGCCGGGGCTACTTATTCGCTTATTATAGATGGAGACGCCCGGCAGTCGGCCGAAAACCTGGAAATAAAGGGCAAAGACAGCCTGCAGATTCTGGTGCGCGCCGTGCTGGGCCCCGGCACCGAGAACAAGCCTTTTCTGGTAGAAGAACTGCTGCAATTTCGCACCAACGGCAACGACCAGGACGTGAAGCTGGTGTCCTACGGGCAGAACGCCTACTACCACTCCGAGGAAACCCTGCCCTGCGATGAAGTGTGGCGCAACGACAAGCCCCACGTGGTGTATGGCTATGCCCTGGTGGATGCCGATTGCCGCCTCACCATTGAGGCCGGCGCGCGGGTATACTTCCACGCCGGGGCCGCCCTGGTAGTGCGCGGCCAGCTGCTGGTAAACCCTGATCTGCAGCCTGATGCTCCCCTGAAGCCCACCGACCCGCGCATCGTGCGCTTTGATGGCGACCGGCTGGAACCCGCCTACGACAACATTCCCGGGCAGTGGGCCGGTATTCAGTTTGATGCCGGCAGCCGCAACAGCGTAGTGCGCTACGCCGAAATCCGCAACGCTGCCTTTGGTCTGCTGGTCAACAACTTTGAGGCGAAGGAGCCTTTCCCGGGCGTGAAGGTAGAAAACACGGTATTCCGGAATATCTCCGGCGGCGCCCTCAACTTTGGGAGTACCTCACTGCCCTTCGGCGGCGGCATCCTGGGATTCTCGGGTAATTTTGAGGTGAACAACTGCCTGTTCTCCAACTGCGGCGAGTTTGCCCTGGCGGGCTTTCAGGGCGGCACCTACACGTTGCGCTACTGCACCATTGCCAACTTCACTCCCGAGTTCCTGCGCCGCGAGACGTCCTCGCTCACGTTTTCCGATGAGCTGCCCGTTCAGGACCCCAAGCGCCGCATTAGCCCCACCATCAGCGTGCAAAACAGCATTTTATGGGGAGATTATAAGGATGAGCTGTTCTTCCACCATGCTGAGCGGTACCTCGCCAATATCCAAATAGACCACAGCCTGCTGCGCACGCAGGAGTACAAAGCCACCGCCAACAGCGCCACCAAGCCCGGCCTGGCCAACAACGGCAACATCCTGAACCAGGACCCCAAATTCCGGAAGACGCCCTACAACAGTTTCCCCGAGAAGTTCGACTTCAGCCTCGATACTCTCTCTCCCGCCAGCAACCAGGCCCTGCCGCTGCCCGCCTTCCCCCATGACCTGCTGCGCGTACCCCGCGACCCCGCCACGCCCGACATGGGCGCCTTCGAGCGGAAAAACCCGTAA
- the prfA gene encoding peptide chain release factor 1, producing the protein MLDKLEAIQQRFNDVNEQLMQPDVMSDMKRFKTLNKEFKDLNKIVTEYKAYQSVLSNIDSAKEVISTEKDEEFRQMAKDELEALYPEQERLETVIKDLLLPKDPNDSKDVIMEIRAGAGGDEAAIFAGDLQRMYMRYAEKNGLKMDLIDATEGTSGGYKEIILAVKGEDVYGKLKFESGVHRVQRVPATETQGRIHTSVASIVVMPEAEELDVEIDMNDVRKDLFMSSGPGGQSVNTTYSAVRLTHLPTGLVAQCQDQKSQLKNFDKALQVLRSRLYEIELAKKNEVEGAARKSMIGGGDRSDKIRTYNYPQGRVTDHRIGYTVYNLASVMEGNIDDFVEQLRLAESAERLREGVA; encoded by the coding sequence ATGCTAGATAAACTGGAGGCCATTCAACAGCGCTTCAACGACGTAAACGAACAGCTCATGCAGCCCGATGTCATGAGCGACATGAAGCGTTTCAAGACCCTCAACAAGGAATTCAAGGACCTGAACAAAATCGTGACGGAGTACAAGGCGTATCAGAGCGTCCTCTCCAACATCGATAGCGCCAAGGAGGTTATTTCAACCGAGAAGGACGAAGAATTCCGCCAGATGGCCAAGGACGAGCTAGAAGCGCTCTACCCCGAGCAGGAGCGCCTCGAAACCGTCATCAAAGACCTGCTGTTGCCCAAAGACCCCAACGATTCCAAGGATGTTATCATGGAAATCCGGGCCGGGGCCGGCGGTGATGAAGCCGCTATTTTTGCCGGCGACCTGCAGCGCATGTACATGCGCTACGCCGAAAAGAACGGGCTGAAAATGGACCTGATTGACGCCACCGAAGGTACTTCCGGCGGCTACAAGGAAATTATTCTGGCCGTGAAGGGCGAGGACGTGTACGGCAAGCTCAAGTTTGAGAGCGGTGTGCACCGCGTACAGCGCGTGCCGGCCACTGAAACCCAGGGCCGCATTCACACCTCCGTGGCCTCCATCGTGGTGATGCCTGAAGCCGAGGAGCTGGACGTGGAAATCGACATGAACGATGTGCGCAAGGACCTGTTTATGTCGTCGGGCCCCGGTGGTCAGTCGGTAAACACTACCTACTCGGCCGTGCGCCTCACCCACTTGCCTACGGGCCTGGTGGCTCAGTGCCAGGACCAGAAGTCTCAGCTCAAAAACTTCGATAAAGCCCTGCAGGTACTTCGCTCGCGCCTGTATGAGATTGAGCTGGCCAAGAAAAACGAAGTGGAAGGCGCAGCCCGCAAGAGCATGATTGGCGGCGGCGACCGTTCCGATAAAATCCGCACCTACAACTACCCCCAGGGACGCGTAACCGACCACCGCATTGGCTACACGGTGTACAACCTGGCCAGCGTGATGGAAGGCAACATCGATGACTTTGTGGAGCAGCTGCGCCTGGCCGAAAGCGCCGAGCGCCTGCGCGAAGGGGTGGCGTAA
- a CDS encoding phosphoribosylanthranilate isomerase produces MAFPAYYPRIKICCISTPQELAIAVAAGADALGLIAKMPSGPGIITDEQVRKLAQLTPPAVGSFLLTSETTTSAIIAHQCRTATTTLQLVDTLSTGSYQDLRTALPGIQLVQVIHVVDESAIEEARRVAPHVDAILLDSGNPNLAVKELGGTGRVHNWELSRRIRDRLNLPLFLAGGLTPENVQEALHTVKPFGVDVCSGVRTNGQLDPNKLRRFMLAVRGFTV; encoded by the coding sequence ATGGCCTTTCCTGCTTACTACCCCCGCATTAAAATCTGCTGCATCAGCACGCCGCAGGAGCTGGCTATTGCCGTAGCGGCCGGCGCCGATGCCCTGGGCCTGATAGCCAAAATGCCCAGCGGCCCCGGCATTATTACCGATGAGCAGGTTCGTAAGCTGGCCCAGCTTACGCCCCCGGCCGTGGGCTCCTTCCTGCTCACCAGCGAAACCACCACCAGCGCCATTATTGCGCACCAGTGCCGCACGGCCACCACTACCCTGCAGCTAGTGGATACGCTCAGCACCGGCTCCTACCAGGATTTGCGCACCGCGCTACCCGGCATTCAGCTGGTGCAGGTAATTCACGTGGTAGATGAGTCGGCTATTGAGGAGGCGCGGCGCGTGGCCCCGCACGTAGATGCCATTCTGCTGGACTCCGGCAACCCCAACTTGGCGGTGAAGGAGCTGGGCGGCACCGGCCGGGTGCATAACTGGGAGCTGAGCCGCCGCATCCGGGACCGGCTGAATTTGCCCCTCTTCCTGGCCGGCGGCCTCACGCCCGAGAATGTGCAGGAAGCCCTGCACACCGTGAAGCCTTTTGGAGTAGATGTGTGCAGCGGCGTGCGCACCAACGGGCAGCTGGACCCCAACAAGCTGCGCCGGTTTATGCTGGCGGTGCGGGGATTTACTGTTTAG
- a CDS encoding protoporphyrinogen/coproporphyrinogen oxidase has translation MTASAEKPIVIIGAGMAGLTCANYLHRAGRPVLVLEAADAVGGRVRTDITPEGFRLDRGFQVLLTRYPEVQRMLDYGALQLKAFASGAVIRLPNGRETTLRNPLQQPTGAFSALSSPIGSLPDKFRILSLARHVLQHSSEELLARLELKEQTTRQFLREYGWSETIINTFFRPFFGGVFLDRDLSTAANFFQFVFKQFVEGEAVVPALGMQQIPEQLAARLPAGSVRLSTPVAAIDGTTVRLWTDQTLEAAAVVIATDGEATARLLPHTIMDGPATSFRHTTCTYFAAPGNSPGHSDRLLRLNATEPSLAHNVCFPSDVSPAYAPAGQTLVSVSTHGEHGLEEEALTQRLRQELTAWFGPAAQQWRHLRTYNIPQALPTYTPELTAPHTLRLTDTLYRAGDYAAYPSLNAAMATGRRVAEALLKN, from the coding sequence ATGACTGCTTCCGCTGAGAAACCCATCGTAATTATTGGGGCCGGCATGGCCGGCCTCACCTGCGCCAACTACCTGCACCGCGCCGGGCGCCCCGTTTTGGTGCTGGAAGCCGCCGATGCCGTAGGTGGCCGCGTGCGCACCGATATTACTCCCGAGGGTTTCCGGCTGGACCGCGGCTTTCAGGTGCTGCTCACGCGCTACCCCGAGGTGCAGCGCATGCTCGATTACGGCGCGCTGCAGCTCAAAGCCTTCGCCTCCGGCGCCGTTATCCGCCTCCCCAACGGCCGGGAAACCACCCTGCGCAACCCTCTGCAGCAGCCCACGGGTGCCTTTTCTGCCCTCTCCTCGCCCATTGGCTCCCTGCCCGACAAGTTCCGGATTCTGAGTCTGGCACGCCACGTGCTGCAGCACTCCAGCGAGGAGCTACTGGCCCGGCTGGAGTTGAAAGAGCAGACCACCCGGCAGTTTTTGCGGGAGTATGGCTGGAGCGAAACCATAATCAACACGTTTTTCCGGCCCTTTTTCGGAGGCGTGTTTCTGGACCGCGACCTGAGTACCGCCGCCAATTTCTTCCAGTTTGTATTCAAGCAGTTTGTGGAAGGCGAAGCCGTGGTGCCGGCGCTGGGCATGCAGCAGATTCCGGAGCAGCTGGCGGCACGCTTACCCGCCGGCTCCGTTCGTCTGAGCACGCCCGTGGCCGCCATAGACGGTACCACCGTGCGCCTCTGGACCGACCAGACTCTGGAAGCCGCGGCCGTAGTAATTGCTACCGATGGCGAAGCCACCGCCCGGCTGCTGCCGCACACCATTATGGATGGGCCGGCTACCAGCTTTCGGCATACCACCTGCACCTACTTTGCCGCGCCCGGCAACTCCCCCGGCCACTCCGACCGGCTGCTCCGCCTGAACGCCACTGAACCCTCCCTGGCCCACAATGTGTGCTTCCCGTCTGATGTCAGCCCCGCTTATGCGCCCGCCGGCCAGACGCTGGTATCGGTAAGCACCCACGGGGAGCATGGCTTGGAGGAGGAAGCCCTCACGCAGCGGCTACGCCAGGAACTGACGGCCTGGTTTGGCCCGGCCGCGCAGCAATGGCGACACCTGCGCACCTACAACATCCCGCAGGCACTGCCCACCTACACGCCGGAACTAACGGCGCCGCACACCCTGCGGCTTACGGATACCCTATACCGGGCCGGCGACTATGCCGCATACCCCTCGCTAAACGCTGCCATGGCCACCGGCCGCCGGGTGGCGGAGGCGCTGCTGAAAAATTAA
- a CDS encoding DUF3365 domain-containing protein: MPLRFSALLLLALLAAGCRPDQIEHLKDTKRIAIEAENWQVKRIMPQDLLRATRWAGDSLSNQGNRELQLLMASELQKGGVAQALPYCRPEHYASMDTLARTLQASVRRVSPRPRNPANRAALPATELQPDTQRVVRRPSAEVFFYQRPIVLSSQECLRCHGEVGKDISAADYALIQKQYPQDQATGYRLGQVMGAWQVQLQRPGVAEFYTMKTRKIMKRSKLF, translated from the coding sequence ATGCCCCTCCGTTTTTCTGCCCTTTTGCTGCTGGCGCTGCTGGCGGCCGGCTGCCGCCCCGATCAGATAGAGCACCTTAAGGACACCAAGCGCATTGCCATTGAGGCCGAAAACTGGCAGGTAAAGCGCATTATGCCCCAGGACCTGCTGCGCGCCACCCGCTGGGCCGGCGACTCCCTCAGCAACCAGGGCAACCGGGAGCTGCAGCTTCTCATGGCTTCCGAACTGCAAAAAGGCGGCGTAGCCCAAGCCCTGCCCTACTGCCGCCCGGAGCACTACGCTTCTATGGATACCCTGGCCCGCACCCTGCAGGCTAGCGTGCGCCGCGTGAGCCCGCGCCCGCGCAACCCCGCCAACCGGGCCGCCCTGCCCGCCACGGAGCTGCAACCGGATACCCAGCGCGTGGTGCGCCGCCCCTCGGCCGAAGTGTTTTTCTACCAGCGCCCCATTGTGCTCAGCAGCCAGGAGTGCCTACGCTGCCATGGCGAGGTGGGCAAGGACATTTCCGCGGCCGACTATGCTCTCATTCAAAAGCAGTACCCCCAGGACCAGGCTACCGGTTACCGCTTGGGCCAAGTAATGGGTGCCTGGCAGGTGCAGTTGCAGCGTCCCGGCGTAGCGGAGTTCTACACCATGAAAACGCGCAAGATTATGAAGCGAAGCAAGCTGTTTTAA
- a CDS encoding secondary thiamine-phosphate synthase enzyme YjbQ, producing the protein MLWTQKRLRLPAVQRGFHLITDLLVAELPELEKIRVGTAHFFIQHTSASLSLNENADPTVRHDFEQFFNRAVPENAPYFRHTQEGPDDMPAHIKASLLGHAVSVPISNGELALGTWQGIYLGEHRNHGGRRWVVATLMGEEK; encoded by the coding sequence ATGCTCTGGACGCAAAAGCGCCTGCGCCTGCCGGCCGTGCAGCGGGGCTTTCATCTGATTACTGATCTGCTGGTGGCCGAGCTGCCCGAGCTGGAGAAAATCCGCGTGGGCACAGCGCACTTCTTCATCCAGCATACCTCCGCCAGCCTCAGCCTCAACGAAAACGCTGACCCCACCGTGCGCCACGACTTCGAGCAGTTCTTCAACCGCGCGGTACCCGAAAACGCCCCCTATTTCCGCCATACCCAGGAAGGCCCTGATGACATGCCGGCGCATATTAAAGCCAGCCTATTGGGCCATGCCGTCAGCGTGCCCATCAGCAACGGCGAGCTGGCTTTGGGCACCTGGCAGGGAATTTACTTAGGTGAGCACCGCAACCACGGCGGCCGTCGCTGGGTGGTAGCTACGCTGATGGGAGAGGAAAAATAA